A stretch of Stigmatopora argus isolate UIUO_Sarg chromosome 22, RoL_Sarg_1.0, whole genome shotgun sequence DNA encodes these proteins:
- the LOC144068559 gene encoding pterin-4-alpha-carbinolamine dehydratase 2 isoform X2 has protein sequence MSWLMFSPAASSLWPRVLLRLTGLNLVPLSRNYSTKMSSESHWLLPADRDQHVMELRAAGWMEVEDRDAIFKELHFKTFNQAFGFMSRVALQAEKMNHHPEWFNSYNKVHITLSTHDCGGLSKRDVKMAKFIDKIALSILEPYRVGVSNVRTPASGPLGFFWLTL, from the exons ATGTCATGGTTAATGTTTAGCCCGGCAGCAAGCAGCCTTTGGCCCCGCGTTCTGCTTAGGCTCACCGGCCTCAACCTGGTTCCCCTCTCCAGGAACTACTCGACTAAAATG tcgTCTGAGTCTCATTGGCTTCTCCCTGCCGACCGTGACCAACATGTGATGGAATTGAGAGCTGCGGGTTGGATGGAGGTGGAGGACCGTGACGCTATATTCAAGGAACTTCACTTTAAAACTTTCAACCAG GCATTCGGCTTCATGTCACGTGTGGCGCTGCAAGCGGAAAAGATGAACCACCACCCGGAGTGGTTCAACTCTTACAACAAG GTGCACATCACGCTGAGCACGCACGACTGCGGTGGGCTTTCCAAGCGAGACGTCAAGATGGCCAAGTTTATCGACAAAATTGCTCTTTCCAT ACTTGAACCCTATCGAGTTGGAGTGTCAAACGTACGGACCCCTGCTTCCGGCCCGCTGGGTTTCTTCTGGCTGACTTTGTAG
- the LOC144068559 gene encoding pterin-4-alpha-carbinolamine dehydratase 2 isoform X3 encodes MSWLMFSPAASSLWPRVLLRLTGLNLVPLSRNYSTKMSSESHWLLPADRDQHVMELRAAGWMEVEDRDAIFKELHFKTFNQAFGFMSRVALQAEKMNHHPEWFNSYNKVHITLSTHDCGGLSKRDVKMAKFIDKIALSM; translated from the exons ATGTCATGGTTAATGTTTAGCCCGGCAGCAAGCAGCCTTTGGCCCCGCGTTCTGCTTAGGCTCACCGGCCTCAACCTGGTTCCCCTCTCCAGGAACTACTCGACTAAAATG tcgTCTGAGTCTCATTGGCTTCTCCCTGCCGACCGTGACCAACATGTGATGGAATTGAGAGCTGCGGGTTGGATGGAGGTGGAGGACCGTGACGCTATATTCAAGGAACTTCACTTTAAAACTTTCAACCAG GCATTCGGCTTCATGTCACGTGTGGCGCTGCAAGCGGAAAAGATGAACCACCACCCGGAGTGGTTCAACTCTTACAACAAG GTGCACATCACGCTGAGCACGCACGACTGCGGTGGGCTTTCCAAGCGAGACGTCAAGATGGCCAAGTTTATCGACAAAATTGCTCTTTCCATGTAG